The sequence CGTACTGTGAACACACGGCCAGAAGCGTCCCGACCCTCTCGGACACCGTGGTGACACTTATTGAAATGGGTGAGCGACGACTGTGACGCCACACGTCTCACTCGTGCACACGCCGAAGCGTAAAACTGAAATGTTGTTGTCTTCTGTGTTTGTCTTGAGGCTTCAATATTGACACGCTGCCCGTCTACGCCAAGCGTTCCCAGCGGATGGTCATCACCGCACGTGAGAAGCGTCCTCATCGTCATCTGCTGACTTGATTTGcttgttgagtgaaaatgtgcCACGTGTGTTGACATTCAGCTCCAGTCACCAACCAACCGATGACCCCGAAAGCGCTGTCGGCCGGACAGAAGCGCACGCACCCGCATCACATCCCCAGCCACTACCCGGAGTTCCCTGACCCGCACACCTACATCAAAACCCCTGTGAGGAAAGACACACATAAGCTAGCATGttgctattgttttttttttttgttagtcttttttttaattgtgagtGTACATGGGCCGATTTTCGAATCTGATAGTATGATGACCGTCGGcaaaaatattgcttttattaaaATGACATCTGTAAAATTTGACCTTTTTTGAACTACAGTGTCCCTTCGTTTAtagcgggttcatctttcgtgTCTTCGCTGTTTCGCAGATTTTTTTACAGCatgctttctttttgttttttacacaacatgctttttggtttctttatttttatttttattggtctttgcgtggccgtatctctcgaaccctatgCCCGACTGGGAATATTCAGACATCCACAGATTggtctcgacgagacctttccatCAGTGTCTGTCGCTCCGCGTCAtagcattccggagatagaaaatatatactgtgctgtataacatgtaaattaaaaaaacaacaacataattttaatggaaaaaatgactaaataaaaaaataataagtgaaaaagcattcataaaaactaacaatcataccaaaatgagaaaaaacgtataataaatgaaaaaaaaaaatactgtgctgtatactataagtaaattaaaaaaacaacatacttttaatggaaaaaatgaatgtaaattaaaaaaaagaacatatatgatgaatgaaaaagcatttataataaagtaaaaatcataccaaaacataataaacgaaaaaaatatatataaataacaggatttgttttatttttttttttattttttttttattaatgcggatttccattatcgtgggtagtttttggaacaaaACACCCGCTACAAACCAGGGAACTCTgtatttgggtaaataaaaacacattttttttcccccattgaaCACAATCTACTTTAATTTGAAGCAAAATATTGAATATACAGTAGAAATGTGTACCATGTAAATAAATTTGCTatttaggctgttttttttttttgtaataagcaAAGGGGAAAAGGGAGTAAGATCATAATTTGTATTCTTGTGAAAAAGAGCAGCCATTTTATTTGAAGGCCAAATCGCACAAAAGTTTCTCCAGTAGTGCTTGTTGACCTTGAGCCGCCCTCTAACTGACACGTCTGTCCGCCGTTGTCCTCTCCACGCAGACGTTTCGGGAGCCCGTGTCGGACTACCAGGTGGTGCGCGAGAAAGCGGCGACGCAGAGGCGGGACGTGGAGCGAGCGCTCACGCGCTTCATGGCCAAGACCAGCAAAACTCAGAGCCTCTTCAAAGACGACATCACTTCGTTCCCGCGTAAGTCGCCGCGCCGGCCGGCTCAAAGCATTGCAAGTTGCTCTTAAATGGAATTGTGACGTTTCCCGTGTTGTTTCGTGCCAGTGATCGCGGCGCAGCCCAGCGCCGTGCCCTACCTGGGCGCCCTCCTGCCGTCCGAGCTGGAGCTGCAGACTCTGGAGGAAACGGACTCGTCGGAGCAAGACGACCAGACGGACGGCGAGAACACCGCCGGCAACATCTTGAGCGTAAGATGCCGCCAGCAAACAGCAACTTGTTCTAACGCGATGGAAGCAACCTTTACCTGGTCATGTGTTAGGCCAGGCAATAAAATTAGCGTCCGTGCACAAAACATCAAGATAGCaaggtgcaacaattaatcaattaatctcgGCCATGGCTATCGCCATGTCACTCCAGGTAGGGAGGAGCTTCGGGGCAAGATTGTGGGTTGAGAGGAGGAGAGCTTTTGCACGCATTGTGATTGAGAACGAGGAAGGGTGCACTGAATGAGTAATATTGACTTGGAGAAAAATAAACTAGGAAAGTGTTATCGCTCCAAAATTAAGTGTTCCTATTACATcttaggaattttttttttttttttttttaaatgaaaaaggtACTGAAGGCTTGAGGAACGAACCCATAACATTCAGATTGGGTGACAGCCACGCTAAGACCTGAGCCACGCCACTCCTGCTGTGTTGCTGGTGTCAGGTCCTCGTACCGCCAGATCGTTTTTGCTCCGTTTAGTCACCAGAAATACTTTATCCTATAGTGGCAAACAGCAAGACTAAATGGCTCACATGATAAGAGTGTCTATCTACCAAGCTGAAGGTCTTGAGTTCGCTCCTACACTTGagtaacttttgtttttgttcttttttttaatgaataaactGGTAAATTGTACCCAAAAccttccttgtaaaatttacaatatactttttttcaagtaaatatctcttccctttatttattttacagtagAGGAGAAGTCAGATTATTACACAATAGATTAATTCACAATTGCATATATTGTAGGCATTCATTCACACACTATATACACTGATTTATAATATAAATCAAATCAACAAAAAGATCTACTCCAAAGCCGGAGAGGTCATATATAACCGACTGAAACCAAACGCTGCATAAAGGATGCTTTTAATGAAACACCCAAATCCCCGTCCCAGTATCACAAGCATTGTATTCAAATACCATCATCAGTTTTCTTTTGCACAAGTATTtcactttttcatttaaaactgacacaacagtatcttgttttttttaacgacgctTTGCTATTTTGCTGAATTtaagtaaaatatatttttgtccagTAGATGTCatgtcaccacactgaattgtgTCAAATGCCTCGAAGCACTGAACCATTTCAACACAATTGCTTCAGTGGTACAGAAAGCAGTGGTGAAGCAGTGTCGTGACTCACCACACTGATTCGTGGCAAATGCTTCATGACACTGAACCATTTTTGACACACTGCTTCAGAAAGCTTTGGTTTCTCCATCACTAGAACTTCCCACCCCTACATTTAACAcaaatgggctttttttttgcctacatCTACTTAAAGGTGGTGTTTAATGTGCACCACTTGGAGCGTTTCCGCATCaccaaagctagctagctaactgcccGTTGTAGCTGTGCTGGGTAACTGTGGTGCAATTGAAACTGCTCAAATTGTTTAGTTGGTTGTAAAACTTACACTGGTCTCTAAGTGTTTAGAAGCAAACCTCTGAAATCTTTCAGGTCTACGCACGCGTACTCATCCGTTCTTGAGGCCGTTCCCAAGCAGGAAAATGACACGCTTGCGTGTATGAGCAATGAGCATCCTTCTTCTTTTAATTGGTCACAGATGAGTAGACAACGCCACAGCTAAAAGCGTTACTGTCGTCTTCTTGAATGAATGTTGGAAgttgtcgttgtcgtcctcgaGCAGCATTGCTAAAGGGTGCATGAAATTCAACAAATACCCAGCAAAATCATGCGCtcatgtcattttcaaaagTACATCCCTACATTAAAGTAGGGCTGTCAGTGTCGCTATTGCATATttctgcgagaaaaaaaaacaaatctatgACGAAGTTGTGAGACTCCCAAATTTGTGCTGTATTGTCAGGACGAGACGGTGGTGGACAAAGAGAACGCCATGCTTCCGCCAGGGGGCGCCAATGCGTCCAGCAAAGGCAACGAGGACAACGTGATCGACAACCCGTACTTGCGACCGGTCAAGAAGCCCAAAGTCAGGAGGAAGAAATGAACAAAACCTTTGGACTTTTTCTCCCACCCGCCATGCTAACAGGGATTCTTCCACTCAACAGAACTTTGTTTGATTCCATCTTTTTCCTTCAGTTCTCGAAGCACTCATTTCAAAGCATCGTTTTTGTTATTTGCTGTCACAAAAGGAgccattttttgaataaaaacatttttgttttttataactatttgtAGTTAAATTCACcaggatgttgtttttttttaacccgtgTGCCATTCACAATCACGTCAGTTTTATTGGTTCTAAACCAGTCTTCAGGTCGTCTCGGCCTTTCTTCTCCAAGCTTCAAGTTTGACCAGCTGGCAATCAAGTTAGACGTGATCTTCGCCACCCCGTCTGTCACTGTTGCTGTTTCGGTGGACACACCGGAgctcaaatgaaacaaaatcgtcttcattaacaaaaatgtttttcaaatcatgGAGTTACATCAAGTTTTTAAACAAGTCgcaatcatttaaaaaagaaaaagagtgaCTGGAGTCACGTGACTCAATTAATCGAAGACTAGCTAAACGGGTTCACTTTCACgtcatttacatatttttgagTAAATTCAGATGAGCGCAGCccctttttctgactttttttttttagtcgcaatcattaaatttattttatttttgcctggAGTTAAGTCATGTGACTTCATCAAAAGACTAGCGAAACGGGTTCACTTTCACGTCATTAACATTTTTGAGTAAATTCAGATGAGCGCAGCccctttttctgactttttttagtCGCAatcattacattatttttttttttgcctggagtTAAGTCATGTGACTTCATCAAAAGACTAGCTAAACGGGTTCACTTTCtagtcatttatatatttttgagtaAATTCAGATGAGCGCAGCccctttttctgactttttttagtCGCAatcattacattaattttattttattttttttgcctggagTTAAGTCATGTGACTATACATCAAAAGACTAGCTAAACTGGTTCACGTTCACGTCGCTTACATATTTTGGAGTAAATTCAGATGAGCGCATCCCATTTTTCAGTcgcaatcattaaaaaaaattggctgAAGTCATGTGACTCAATTCATCAAAGAAGACTAGCTAAACGGGTTCACTTTCACGTCAATTACATATTTTTGAGTAAATTCAGATGAACGCAGCCCCTTTTTCTGTcaaactttttgtgacattttactTTGGCAGAATGAAGTGAGGTTTTTCTAATGCAACGTCACCTTGACTGTCAGAAATGCACTTTTCTACAAACTTCATCTGCATCCAGAAAACTTGCAAAGACTCACTGTTGCCATAGAAACCAGGCCTcaatttgaaaagattctgcGCGGCTGACACACTCCTTCACTTTTCATTGTTCATCAGGCAGACATGACGGCGCACAAACTTGATTTCAAATGgccacattttattttggattGCATTAGTTGGTAAGGCAACATATGTTCAAGTTCAACAGTGGCACACACGTTGCATAGTTGAAGGTTCCTGAATCAAACTTTGAAGGCCtcctttttgaaaaataaataaggttaaGAGAACAGTTGTGACATTTGCGTGACTTGAACAGAGAGGAATGATTCAGGAGAAGCTGACTTCTATACAAACACGTTTAAAGTGAAAATGGCACATTAAGTTGGAATCAAGATCACAGGGTCTGAAACATTCTAAACTACAAACAAACATTCTTTCTGATGCTAAATTCTATCTCCGCTGGCAACAgtatcacacacacaaaatcagcTAAAGCAACTCAAATCTAAAACAGTGACGTCACCTGTTGGTTTTGGCACTTTGGCAATAAGAATGTCTTAAAAAGCAGCTCTGAGAGAAAGAACGGCTCAAATATTGCCCGGCGTGCCCTCCTTCAGTCCGACTGGGGCACGGAAATGGACGGCCCTTTGGGGTCGTCGAATCGGTCCATGGTGTTGAGCTGCATGATCATGTGCAGCCCGTACACAAAGATGGCCAGCAGGAGCAGCGACGACAGCAGCCCCATCCAAATCCCGGCCGTGAAGAAGCCCGCGCAGTCGCTGGCGTAGGAGAAATCCGTCCCGTTGGACAAGCCGAAGCCCTGAATCTGCAAAGTCCAACCAAAAACACTCTCAACCAGTCGAGAAATGTGGAAGGCAATAATGCAAAATCTCTTTTCATtgttgtaataataaaaattgaaacACTGCCACAGTCGAATTACCTGGAAGTCGATGAAATTGAGCCTCCAGTCGGCCACGCTTTGCTCAGTGGAGTTTGGCACGAGGAGACCTTGGCTGAAGCTGCTGAGCGCGCCGCAGTGGAAGGAATACTCAGCGGGCGCCGAGATGGCGCGGCCGCCCACGAAGGTCGCCGTCAGGTTGGTGGACTGCAGCTGCACCCAGTCCAGCGTGAACCAGTTCCTGGCCGACACCGGGTAGAAGCGCTGACTCATGGCGAAGCTGCAAAGACAAACGGAAGAAGAAACATCGTCATCACCCAATGGCTCAGTGACACACTCCATTATTTTATATGATCAGTCATGCCTTcgacttttaaaatttattctgGGAAAACACAATAAAGGATAAAGAACATGT is a genomic window of Festucalex cinctus isolate MCC-2025b chromosome 2, RoL_Fcin_1.0, whole genome shotgun sequence containing:
- the taf8 gene encoding transcription initiation factor TFIID subunit 8, translating into MADPAVATGASLAAGGRTVGSKAANSPVENYHMARRRTLQVVVSALLTECGFDCAEKAAVETLTEMMQSYITEIGRCAKSYCEHTARSVPTLSDTVVTLIEMGFNIDTLPVYAKRSQRMVITAPPVTNQPMTPKALSAGQKRTHPHHIPSHYPEFPDPHTYIKTPTFREPVSDYQVVREKAATQRRDVERALTRFMAKTSKTQSLFKDDITSFPLIAAQPSAVPYLGALLPSELELQTLEETDSSEQDDQTDGENTAGNILSDETVVDKENAMLPPGGANASSKGNEDNVIDNPYLRPVKKPKVRRKK